A window of Gossypium raimondii isolate GPD5lz chromosome 7, ASM2569854v1, whole genome shotgun sequence genomic DNA:
TACCTTCATTGTTTCTGATTCTTGCTAACTCACATAACCCAGTCAAAGAAGACGGAGAAGGTGGGCGAACATTCGGATTCGTAAATGGGAAACAGTATTTAAGGTAAGATTTCCCGATTCTGCGCATTTAAACATTGGGTTTTCTTGTCtagcttaatttttttgtttgttatttgttGATGACCCTGAAATGTCTTGAAATCGTCTTCTCTGTGTATAGGGTTTTCAatcgtttcatttttcttcatcgTTGCGAAGGTACACTATAGCTTTCACTTCTTTTATACTGGGAATGCTTTCATTGGTTTGGAGTAAAAGCTGATGAAAATGCAAGTTTAATATCCATTTCTCTCAACTTCTTAATACTTGCCTCAACCTGCTTCAAAACTGTCAATCTCTTTCTTAGTTGCTGAAGTTCCATTTCTAATGCCCGTTTTCCATCTAATTCTTTCTCCATCCGAATTATCCTATTATGGTATTTTTAGTTCAGCCTcttagaaaatgaaataaactcTAAATATCAACATAATTTTTGCGTTAAGACTAAttatagaaacaaaataaatagaaacaaaattgtAGCACTTCTCATGTTATCACCTGGGCTGggaatttttttgttcaatagATGTCGCCTCATGTCTTTACTACTTTATTTATGGAAATATCAACATTCTTTTCATAGTGAAAAAGTAATACGGTTTGaactttcatcaaaattttgtaaatagtAATAActgaatttgttaaatattttctatttaggattaaattgatagaatgtataaatatttgagggttaaatttattattagactaaTAAAAAGTTGACATCAACTTATTGTCACTTATCTAACGCAACTAATGAGAGAATGAtcgaaatatttaattttgaagagattaatgaataaatttaaaagaaagaagagaagaaaatttaataatcaaaataaaacgaaaacAATAGTTCAAGACAATGAGATTGCGTTGAGCGAGAAGAAGGCTAACTCCAAGCTTTAAGGTACAATAAGCTAGAAAACCATAAAATACTTGTCATGCTTTAAAAGGTACAATAAGCTACTGtatggtttaataatttttatgtttgtttaagtaTACTTATATCgtaaatggttaatttaagcTCGTTTTAGATTtatccatattttaaaaatattttatggtattttagtttgatatttaataattgtttatatttttatttcattaaagttttaaacatagataaattaacatattttctaACGCttacattataataaaaatattattctagtATTAAATTACAAGAAGATAAAATATTGTGATTTCATTAAGCAATATAATTGGAATGGTCAAACATTGTGATTTCATTAAGCAATGTAATTCCACTTTTGCTAGAAgcctttatttaaatttaaatgtaggGACTAAATCTTGAATATTGTTGAACTACAGGGATTGATGGCCATATCAATGTAATAGGCAAAAGAATCTTGAGGAGAcctcttttttgtttgtttgaagtTGTCATGAATATTTAATATGATAGAAGAATAAGTATAATGTGATCTTACTATATTTGATCTCCATTTGAATTCTCATGTGTTCGGTTTTCTTTGTTGAAAATCAATTAACTTCGATTGGTAACATTCTTTTAGCTTAGAAAGGATTATGAACATAGAATTTTCcatttatcatgtttttttCTGCAGCACTTGCAAAAAACGCAAtcatataattaattgaaaagaacTATGAGTTTTTAAAACATAGGACTAtgacttttgatttttatttcacatatgAAAAGAACTAATGTTATAAACAATGGGGtaattttttgacattttgaagGTTTTATTTCACCAATTGgggttataaataattaatttaataaagagtataccttataattaatttttgttatcatgttatcataaaagataaaataaaatataaaatataaaatatatgttttctattaaaattgactattaaaataaaatgttattattggATTATCATACAAGTATGTTAAACTCATTTGAATATTGGCTATTTTGACTTAAGAGAACAAGTGAGATGCTAGATTGAAGCAAATGATATTAGGCAatgaaatattcttaataataaaattatattaaaattattattaaatattattaataattatattagtaatgttattaaattatatattattttattaaatattcatcatttaaaaattgtttatagtctaacaaactgaacatttttttaacatagtgagtacaaacaaatattgagatctcgctcgcgctcccgaagaacacaacatcgagatatcaataagtttacagaatcttttcatgaatggttaagccaaatggtatgtaattggagctttcaccgacaaataataatatttgttcaaaacatttttaattactcagtttactttccattcaataggtttggagtgggaagaacgtcaccgacgaagttaaatggctttcccaaggtccaaatcgggtggttaaaagatatagtgcgtccctcataaacggattcagatttcatacaaaatatcgcgagagattgaggagaacataaaattgtggaatagttgttaattcctcaattacaagttatgctagtgctagggacaataatccgtggaggaaatgtggaatattttggacttcttactgacataattgagttggattactacggcaaatggaaagttgtcttatttcgaggtgattgggcagatgttaatactgcacgtggaatcaagcaagatcaatttggtttcacaatggtaaacttcgctcgattgattcacaggacaacaattgattgatgagcaGTATGTATTtccttctcaagtcaaacaagttttttactcaaaagatccaactgatgagggttggtacgttgtactccgtaacatccctagagacttgtttgacatgggcagtggaagtagagatgacattgacgacagaacacaaactttaccatttcgagcgaacttaaacgaaaacatccctagtactagtacacaatttggatgggtccgccaggatacgaatgaagatatttacgaattataatgtagtaagcttttacgattatgtatgtatatatttacgaatgatgatatttcaactattttatatgtgatattattgttgtaattgtatactatgttttcaactaatttatttgtattgcagataaaatgcctagaagaaaagtgcgatcgcaccgcattgttcaaggtactccaaactcggcggaaacaaacagcactgaacaacagactgctattggatcttcgaatgttccggttacacctgaggaacctatagaagatcaaagtaatttaacatttaatttacatgtgtgttgacttcttctttgttttttttaaatttcgtatattacaatacttttatttttcagatgaaaCTGGTGGGACTCGGAGAGTTCGCGGACGTACAGTACTGAGCGATTTATACGacctagatccagtcgagcgtgtccaagtatccagtaatagctttggtcagcctgttggatcagaagcccgccttttagcaggatacatgggcattctagcacggaatgcaaatatgttgccaattaacttcgagtcatggcataaagtgctcgagagtaacaagaaccaagctctcgataacattaaggtaacaaaacgtgtatgtcatttataatacttgggtttaagtttcatttacatttactttcttaaattgtgttttttgtaggcgagatttgctctagaggtctccgatgcttatgtaaagaaggcattgggaaaaagatggagaggccataagagcactttaaagaaagaatattttaagacaaaaacaacactcgacgagagattacaaaatgtcccgccgggaatgctgaggtaccagtgggaagaggtcgttagattttggacttcgaagaaaggagaggtatgtgtaacttataaaattttgtaattattttggtgtatagtatttcctaattaacgtactaataatttcataatgtaggatcgtgaaaaagttggaaaacaaagtaggcagcaacaaaaattcactcacacagctgggtcgaaaagttttgcgtgtgtagctcatgcagaggtattttgaatttttaatattggcaGATATTTAATACtttctatcaattaatatttttactattgtattgtaggaactgtcgtccggtcaaaaagttggacgacttcaactttttgacattacacataggaagaaagatggtaaccctatgactcctgaagctgcagaaattatggtacgtttgcttaatacaatttcacttgttttaattatttatagtgtttactttctaattatttatttcatttattgtaatgcaaatattgttaagttatgttgcattcggttttttaatatatattgcgttcctaactatgtgatttattttttaggaaaaattgaaggataaaaaggcagagtacgaagcgattgcttccagtgatagttctgttcatatttacgacattgataaccggattatcactgaagttttgggtcctgaaaggtatggtcgggttcgatttcaaggatcttttgttaaccaatcccaatattttggatctagctcgcaacaatatatgccttcggggagtcgagctgaagctgaagttcagaggttaagagaccagatggctcagatgcaagcgacaacagctgagcaaattacacaacttaaagcggaggcaacatcgagagaagctgatGTTCAAagaagatatgaagaactccagctacaacttaaagtgATGCAAAGAATGAGAGAAGTcgaggttcaacgaaagtatgaagaaGCAATGGCAAGAGCTTAGAGCAGAATCTGGCAAAGAAGAGAAAGAGGCGGCAGCGAGAGAAGTACAGGCTGCTaagagggaagcagaggctaaagCGAAGGAAGTAGAGGCtacagcgagggaagcagagcagcgtcaaaagttcgatgaactccagcagcagctccagagtatgatgaagatgtttcaagaATGCATGCAACCGCCATTgtcttagactatcgtgtaaatatacttcaattttactttgaattatcattttaacttttaacattttgtaCGAATAATctgaattttataatatttattgatatttattatattatttgtttaatatatagatttattacttttggtggtttagatatgatttcttgatttgttttttacTGGAGggtgaaaatatataaaatttattttacaaatcgccaaatttagtggcgtttaaaaaacgccactaaaggtgttagtctttagcggcgtttttggtatAAGCACCGCTATAGACTACGGTCTTTAGCACATTTTGGTAAGCCGCTATAGATCgtggtctttagtggcgtttgtgaccAAGCACCGCTATAGATCGTGGTCTAttgcggcgtttgtgggaaaagcgccgctaaagaccctaatctatagcggcgtttcggtcacaaacgccactaaagaccctgatctatagcggcgcttttaccaaaaacgccgctaaagaccctagTCTATAGCAGCGCTTataccaaaaacgccgctaaaggtattACTCTTCAGCGGCGCTTCTActaaagcgccgctatagactagggtctttagcggcttttttttttaaaaacgccgctaaagttagcggcGCAATCTTTAGCGGCTTCTGTTGCGgcggcctaaaaaagcgccgctaaaagcctgttttggtgtagtgaatggATGCTAAGATTTGTTGGTGATTGAATGTGTTTTATATGttgaattgattgttttttatttgtgtgaagtttatgtataatttgGTATAGTTTGACTGCTTGAAAATGTGCATCTCGGGTCAATTGTCGTTAAGTTTCAAAACAATAAGAACATGCCTTGAGACTATTAGAACAAAACTTATCATTTCATACGACCAATTGCTTAGTGTCTCGAGCTTGCCAAGCTAGTCTCAAGATACCCTCAATCAAGTTTCAAGACAAAGTGACCTTTTTCTTGAGACAAGAGCACATTGAATCTAAATAAGTTTTACCTTATTCTAGGTCTCGAGACAATAGCCTTTTGtcttaaaacattcaaacattgaagctaaaataagaaaacaaggAAATATTGTCTTGAGACCTAATCTCGAACCTTGAAGATCTTTATCTCGAGAGTTGTTGACATAAAagcaaaaatttcaaagtaaaaaCGATGTCTGTCTCGATACATGAGGTTCCCCGTCTTAAGATAacaagttaaaatttgatacttgattttggatttggatactaactctaaaatttatttataaccCTGTAACTAGATGTAATTAATTCTTATGTGCTAGGAATGTATGTTTGTGATCATAACAAATGGATTAATTGTTATGAACGATAATTATGAGTTTAACTTTGTAGATTTATGTTAGTTTAATCTGAGTTGCTTTGATAATATAAGGTGGTGTCACACATTTGAATCTGGTAACCGAGTTAGGTATGGATAGTCACTGGAATGATGACTATGAAGTAATGGCAGTCAGCATTTGGGCGGCCTGATTTGCTGAAAACAACTTTATGAACGAAGCAAAGACAACAAGAAGTGAGGATTAACGTACCTCTATTCAGGCGCATTTGTTAAGAGCTTATAGAGTTATCAAGGTCCAAGGTTGCAGTCACCACTTCGAAACTGCCTTCAAGAGTGAACAGAACATATCAGGTACGGGTGTGGTGATTCGGAATCAGGAAGGGTTAGTGATGAAGCATGTACCTACCTCTTTCGCGGTGGAAGCCCTCACTTGCATGCAAGCTTTGAAACTGTTTCTGGATTTTGGTTTTTACTCGATTGAGCTTGAAGGGGACTCCCTCACTGTTCTTAAGAAGATGAAATCTACCAGTCaggatttttctttaattagtgCCTACATACATATTGCAGCATCTGAATCTCTATCTACTTCCGTTTGGTTGGTTTGGGAGAGAGAacattttgattcattttttttcttatttacttttgattgttatttttgtttcataacAGCTAGCGTTGATGT
This region includes:
- the LOC128042572 gene encoding uncharacterized protein LOC128042572, which encodes MPRRKVRSHRIVQGTPNSAETNSTEQQTAIGSSNVPVTPEEPIEDQNETGGTRRVRGRTVLSDLYDLDPVERVQVSSNSFGQPVGSEARLLAGYMGILARNANMLPINFESWHKVLESNKNQALDNIKARFALEVSDAYVKKALGKRWRGHKSTLKKEYFKTKTTLDERLQNVPPGMLRYQWEEVVRFWTSKKGEDREKVGKQSRQQQKFTHTAGSKSFACVAHAEELSSGQKVGRLQLFDITHRKKDGNPMTPEAAEIMEKLKDKKAEYEAIASSDSSVHIYDIDNRIITEVLGPERYGRVRFQGSFVNQSQYFGSSSQQYMPSGSRAEAEVQRLRDQMAQMQATTAEQITQLKAEATSREADVQRRYEELQLQLKVMQRMREVEVQRKYEEAMARA